The following are encoded together in the Triticum dicoccoides isolate Atlit2015 ecotype Zavitan chromosome 6B, WEW_v2.0, whole genome shotgun sequence genome:
- the LOC119325780 gene encoding transcription factor TCP14-like translates to MDIAGDAGGGRRPNFPLQLLEKKEEQPCSSSAAGGTSAGGGNGAAPGGAAGGEMQVRKAVPKRTSTKDRHTKVEGRGRRIRMPALCAARVFQLTRELGHKTDGETIEWLLQQAEPAVIAATGTGTIPANFTSLNISLRSSGSSLSIPAHLRGALPSPGVRFGSRADAWDRVVGLGYPPEGPASSSSTPSPLLLNFHSGSVGLDVQPSASAAAAAAAADLSRKRRWEQEMQQQQQQQHQQQQQQYQQQMAGYTQSQMPGTVWMVPSNNTQSGGAPSGGGNGGGGGGSGESIWTFPQVGSAGAAAAVYRGSVPSGLHFMNFPAPMALLTGQQLGLGPVGGSGGGGGGGDGQMGILAALNAYRTQAAEAAAGQGGGGAGGSSSQQQHGGGGGGGERHESMSTSES, encoded by the coding sequence ATGGACATCGCCGGAGACGCCGGAGGCGGCCGTCGGCCCAACTTCCCCTTGCAGCTCCTCGAGAAGAAGGAGGAGCAACCGTGCTCCAGCTCGGCTGCGGGGGGCACCTCGGCGGGCGGCGGGAATGGAGCAGCCCCTGGCGGTGCCGCCGGAGGGGAGATGCAGGTGCGGAAGGCGGTGCCCAAGCGGACATCGACGAAGGACCGGCACACCAAGGTGGAGGGCCGGGGACGGCGCATCCGGATGCCTGCGCTGTGCGCGGCGAGGGTGTTCCAGCTGACCCGGGAGCTGGGGCACAAGACGGACGGCGAGACCATCGAGTGGCTGCTGCAGCAGGCGGAGCCGGCGGTGATCGCGGCCACCGGCACTGGCACCATCCCGGCCAACTTCACCTCCCTCAACATCTCCCTCCGCTCATCTGGCTCCTCGCTCTCCATCCCGGCCCACCTCCGCGGGGCCTTGCCAAGCCCCGGCGTAAGGTTCGGCTCCCGTGCCGACGCGTGGGACCGGGTTGTGGGACTCGGGTACCCGCCTGAAGGCCCCGCCTCGTCTTCGTCCACTCCGTCGCCGCTGTTGCTCAACTTCCACTCGGGCAGCGTCGGTCTTGACGTGCAGCCCTCGGCGtcagctgctgccgctgccgcagcCGCTGACCTTTCGAGGAAGCGGCGATGGGAGCAAGAaatgcaacagcagcagcaacaacaacatcagcagcagcagcaacagtaccAGCAGCAGATGGCGGGGTACACGCAGAGCCAAATGCCGGGCACCGTCTGGATGGTGCCAAGCAACAACACGCAGAGCGGCGGGGCGCCTTCCGGCGGTGGAaacggcggcggtggaggaggaagTGGTGAGTCGATCTGGACTTTCCCGCAAGTGGGCAGCGCCGGCGCCGCTGCTGCCGTGTATCGTGGGAGCGTGCCAAGCGGGCTACATTTCATGAACTTCCCTGCACCGATGGCGCTGCTAACCGGGCAGCAGCTGGGGCTCGGCCCCGTGGGAGGCAGCGGtggtggcggaggcggaggcgatgGGCAGATGGGGATCCTCGCCGCGCTGAACGCGTACCGGACACAGGCGGCGGAAGCAGCGGCGGGCCAAGGAGGCGGTGGTGCAGGAGGATCGTCTAGCCAGCAGCAAcacggaggtggcggcggcggcggcgagcggcatgAGAGCATGAGCACCAGCGAGTCGTAG